In the genome of Streptomyces sp. NBC_00190, one region contains:
- a CDS encoding peptide ligase PGM1-related protein → MTETGPIVVFANFLSDLAVDLDEGEILTQWAQQAPRKAWLLGPGDVFVTPVPLSRAFLRYVYDLTGVPPESVAVIEVPPAGAVPLARAVREAGLVEQVRAMAGDRGAALLPTALDASAIAFARDVGIAVHPYPTVEAAEAALKMTMLLNTKTGFRETAGRLGMRLPAGRTCRRPEAEGGARELLRDHERVVVKPDRSAGGHGMRFVSRDDLRGGASLALDTVGGPDGMWVVEECLDVAESVSIQLEVTASGTRALFSGAMRTVQGSFTGYASPLPPSCAHVAGELEEWGTALGRHLADHGYAGPFGLDGLVDADGVAYASESNIRRTATTTPHTMVTRLTAGSAGPHPAWSVSKGWTQSPMDFEGALVRLRASRLAFDPERGEGVVLYADAPPDGRSWRYAVIARSAGDVEEQEAALAEVLEFEGG, encoded by the coding sequence GTGACTGAGACGGGCCCAATCGTTGTGTTCGCGAACTTCCTCTCGGACTTGGCAGTGGATCTCGACGAGGGGGAGATCCTGACGCAGTGGGCCCAGCAGGCACCGCGGAAGGCGTGGCTGCTTGGGCCTGGGGACGTGTTCGTCACTCCCGTGCCGCTGAGCCGGGCGTTCTTGCGGTACGTGTACGACCTGACCGGGGTGCCCCCGGAATCGGTGGCGGTCATCGAGGTACCACCCGCCGGCGCCGTCCCGCTGGCTCGGGCGGTGCGCGAGGCCGGACTCGTCGAGCAGGTCAGGGCTATGGCCGGTGACCGGGGTGCGGCGCTGCTGCCGACGGCGTTGGACGCGTCGGCGATCGCGTTCGCCCGGGACGTCGGCATCGCGGTGCACCCGTACCCCACCGTTGAGGCCGCCGAGGCCGCTCTGAAGATGACCATGCTGCTCAACACGAAGACCGGGTTCCGCGAGACGGCCGGACGACTGGGCATGCGGCTGCCTGCGGGGCGGACGTGCCGGCGCCCGGAGGCCGAAGGTGGGGCGCGCGAGCTGCTGCGGGACCACGAGCGTGTCGTGGTGAAGCCCGATCGTTCGGCGGGTGGGCACGGGATGCGCTTCGTGTCCCGCGACGACCTGAGGGGTGGCGCGAGCCTGGCGCTCGATACGGTCGGTGGGCCCGACGGCATGTGGGTGGTGGAGGAGTGCCTTGACGTGGCCGAGTCCGTCAGTATCCAGCTGGAGGTGACCGCCTCCGGGACACGCGCGCTCTTCAGCGGTGCGATGCGCACGGTTCAGGGCTCCTTCACGGGATACGCCTCTCCACTGCCGCCGTCCTGCGCGCACGTGGCCGGCGAGTTGGAGGAGTGGGGGACGGCGCTGGGCCGGCATCTGGCCGACCATGGCTACGCCGGGCCCTTCGGGCTTGACGGGCTCGTCGACGCGGACGGCGTCGCGTACGCGAGTGAGAGCAACATCCGTCGTACGGCCACCACCACCCCCCACACCATGGTCACCCGGCTGACTGCGGGATCGGCCGGGCCGCACCCGGCATGGTCGGTGTCGAAGGGCTGGACGCAGAGCCCCATGGACTTCGAAGGAGCCCTCGTCCGGCTGCGCGCATCCCGCCTCGCGTTCGACCCGGAGCGCGGCGAGGGCGTAGTTCTTTACGCGGACGCGCCGCCCGACGGCCGCTCCTGGCGGTACGCGGTGATCGCCAGGAGCGCTGGCGACGTGGAGGAGCAGGAAGCCGCATTGGCCGAGGTCCTCGAATTCGAGGGCGGGTGA
- a CDS encoding hemerythrin domain-containing protein → MDAIVLLREDHKTVEKLFKRFEKTSDDDVSERRELVDQVIEELTAHAWIEEQYFYPAAREAAPDTTDHILESIEEHHAVVWMLSELKDMDPADERFKAKMSVLMEQVRHHVEEEEQDWFPEVRKAMGRNRLVELGEQLEAGKDGAPRDPLAVPSADSK, encoded by the coding sequence GTGGATGCGATCGTGCTGCTGCGCGAGGACCACAAGACAGTCGAGAAGTTGTTCAAGCGTTTCGAGAAGACCTCCGACGACGACGTCTCCGAGCGCCGCGAGCTGGTTGACCAGGTGATCGAAGAGCTGACGGCCCACGCGTGGATCGAGGAGCAGTACTTCTACCCCGCCGCGCGCGAGGCTGCCCCCGACACCACCGATCACATTTTGGAGAGCATCGAGGAGCATCACGCGGTGGTGTGGATGCTCTCCGAGCTCAAGGACATGGATCCGGCCGACGAGCGGTTCAAAGCCAAGATGAGCGTGCTGATGGAACAGGTCCGCCACCATGTCGAGGAAGAGGAACAAGACTGGTTCCCCGAGGTACGCAAGGCGATGGGACGTAACCGGCTCGTCGAGCTCGGCGAGCAGCTCGAGGCCGGGAAGGACGGCGCGCCGCGGGACCCGCTGGCCGTTCCCAGCGCCGACTCGAAGTGA
- a CDS encoding isoamylase early set domain-containing protein, with the protein MLERKQLKGRTQVTFILPEDTPEGPVSVVGDFNHWNPAAHPLQPRGNGTRAVTVALPAHRHHSFRYLAAGDYWFNDEHADGHDGANSRLHT; encoded by the coding sequence GTGCTCGAACGCAAGCAGCTCAAGGGCCGTACGCAGGTCACCTTCATCCTCCCCGAGGACACGCCCGAGGGGCCGGTGAGCGTGGTGGGGGACTTCAATCACTGGAATCCCGCTGCTCACCCGTTGCAGCCGAGGGGTAACGGAACCCGGGCCGTCACAGTCGCTCTGCCCGCCCACCGCCATCACTCCTTCCGTTACCTGGCTGCCGGCGACTACTGGTTCAACGACGAGCACGCCGACGGCCATGACGGTGCCAACAGCCGCCTCCACACCTGA
- a CDS encoding YihY/virulence factor BrkB family protein encodes MRPTRTDQRGDEHDDRRPSGADHTVSAGPDKRVEERAPDRLSEMPKRSWTAVLRGTLKEFKDDELTDRAAALTYYGVLALFPALLVLVSLLGIAGESATRQVLDNLQKLTPGAARDVISNAVQQLQGNAGVGSLLAMVGLAVAIWSASGYVAAFIRASNAVYDMPEGRPVWKVLPLRLALTVTLMLLAVVSALIVVFTGGLARQAGAALGVGDTAMTVWSIAKWPVLVVLVTSMIAILYWAAPNAKGRGFKWVTPGSFLALVIWMIASAGFAFYAANFGSYNKTYGTLAGVIVFLVWLWITNLAVLLGLEFDAEMVRQRAIAGGHPADEEPYVEPRDTRKWSDEDRRRLE; translated from the coding sequence ATGAGGCCCACGAGGACAGACCAGCGCGGTGACGAGCATGATGACCGCCGACCGTCGGGTGCTGATCACACTGTCAGTGCAGGTCCGGACAAGCGGGTCGAGGAGCGGGCGCCGGATCGGCTTTCGGAGATGCCCAAGCGCTCCTGGACGGCAGTGCTGCGCGGGACGCTGAAGGAGTTCAAAGACGACGAGCTGACCGATCGGGCGGCGGCGCTGACCTACTACGGCGTTCTGGCCCTCTTCCCCGCCCTCCTCGTGCTCGTGTCCCTGCTGGGCATCGCGGGCGAGTCGGCCACCAGGCAGGTCTTGGACAACCTTCAAAAGCTCACACCGGGCGCCGCGCGCGATGTGATCAGCAACGCGGTTCAACAGCTGCAGGGCAACGCCGGCGTCGGCTCACTGCTGGCGATGGTGGGTCTGGCCGTCGCGATCTGGTCGGCCTCCGGATACGTCGCGGCGTTCATCCGCGCCTCGAACGCCGTCTACGACATGCCCGAGGGCCGTCCGGTGTGGAAGGTGCTGCCACTGCGCCTCGCCCTGACCGTGACGCTCATGCTCCTTGCCGTCGTCAGTGCGCTGATCGTGGTGTTCACCGGTGGCCTGGCCCGGCAGGCAGGCGCTGCCCTCGGAGTCGGGGATACCGCGATGACGGTGTGGTCGATCGCCAAGTGGCCGGTCCTCGTCGTACTGGTCACGAGCATGATCGCGATCCTGTATTGGGCTGCGCCGAACGCGAAGGGCCGCGGCTTCAAGTGGGTCACCCCTGGCAGTTTTTTGGCGCTTGTGATCTGGATGATCGCCTCGGCCGGCTTCGCCTTCTATGCCGCGAACTTCGGCTCTTACAACAAGACGTACGGCACGCTGGCGGGCGTGATCGTCTTCCTGGTCTGGTTGTGGATCACCAACCTCGCCGTCCTCTTGGGCTTGGAGTTCGACGCCGAGATGGTTCGCCAGCGCGCGATCGCCGGCGGGCACCCTGCGGACGAAGAGCCGTACGTCGAGCCCCGGGACACGCGCAAGTGGAGCGATGAGGATCGCCGCCGTCTGGAGTGA